Proteins co-encoded in one Candidatus Bealeia paramacronuclearis genomic window:
- a CDS encoding HU family DNA-binding protein: MNKNDLVASVAEYAGITKVDAAKAVDGFIKAVTTSLKSNKEVRLVGFGTFTVTQRAAGEGRNPRTGEKIKIKASKLPKFRAGKGLKEAIA, encoded by the coding sequence GTGAACAAGAACGATTTAGTGGCCTCCGTGGCTGAATATGCAGGAATTACAAAAGTTGACGCAGCAAAAGCCGTTGATGGCTTTATCAAGGCTGTAACAACTTCCTTAAAATCCAACAAAGAAGTTCGTCTTGTTGGTTTTGGTACATTCACAGTCACACAACGTGCTGCTGGTGAAGGACGTAACCCACGTACGGGCGAAAAAATCAAAATCAAAGCCAGCAAACTTCCAAAGTTCCGCGCTGGTAAAGGTCTCAAAGAAGCTATTGCTTAA
- the lon gene encoding endopeptidase La — protein sequence MAKKIKDVTDTSYPVLALRDVVVFPHMVVPLFVGREKSIKALDHASKNNKEVMLVTQKNSSLDDPRIKDLYTVGTTGRILQMLRLPDGTVKVLIEGTQRVKVESIQDNGTFFEGEALPLIDHFESAQELEALSRTIISQFDQYTKLNKKYPADLITTISQIDDAGKLSDIIAAHLGVKLDEKQKLLEMTDVAKRLDTLANFMEGEIGVMQAEKRIRSRVKRQMEKTQREYYLNEQLKAIQKELGENEEGRDEVGEIEHRIKTTKLSKQANERAESEVKKLRQMSPMSAEATVVRNYLDWLLDIPWEERSRIKKDLEEAEKILNEDHYGLQKVKERIIEYLAVQNRVGKIKGPIICLVGPPGVGKTSLGKSIARATGRQYVRMSLGGVRDEAEIRGHRRTYIGSMPGKIIQGMKKAKKSNPLFLLDEIDKMSSDWRGDPSSALLEVLDPEQNNTFNDHYLEIDYDLSDVLFITTANTLDMPQPLLDRMEIIRLSGYTEDEKLEISKSHLIPKQMIHHNLKSKEIVIEDSAIRDLIRLYTREAGVRSLEREINNICRKVVRKLASKKEKSLTITHENLKDYAGVPRFHYGEALEKDAVGVTTGLAWTEVGGELLSIEALMLPGKGKMQITGKLGEVMQESVQAAASFVKSRAALYGINPNTFEKHDIHVHVPEGATPKDGPSAGVAMCTSIVSVLTGIPVHREVAMTGEITLRGRVLAIGGLKEKLLAALRGGIKTVLIPRENEKDLSEIPDNVKTGMTVVPVDSVDEVLLHALTRPLNPISWEESLPINASKTAEMQEEIKAH from the coding sequence TTGGCAAAAAAAATTAAAGACGTGACAGATACATCTTATCCAGTTCTTGCATTACGCGATGTTGTTGTCTTTCCACACATGGTGGTCCCGCTCTTTGTGGGACGTGAAAAATCCATCAAAGCATTGGATCACGCTTCCAAAAACAATAAGGAAGTGATGCTGGTCACCCAAAAAAATTCTTCTCTTGATGACCCTCGAATCAAAGATCTTTATACCGTGGGAACCACGGGACGCATTCTTCAAATGTTGCGCCTTCCCGATGGCACAGTCAAAGTTTTAATCGAAGGAACGCAACGCGTTAAAGTCGAGTCCATTCAAGATAATGGAACCTTTTTTGAAGGGGAAGCTCTCCCGCTTATTGATCATTTTGAAAGCGCCCAAGAGCTTGAAGCCTTATCCCGCACGATCATTTCCCAGTTTGATCAATACACAAAACTTAATAAAAAATATCCTGCAGACCTGATCACAACCATTTCTCAAATTGATGATGCTGGAAAACTCTCAGATATTATTGCAGCGCACCTTGGCGTGAAGCTCGATGAAAAACAAAAACTCCTTGAAATGACAGACGTTGCAAAACGTCTTGATACCCTCGCCAATTTTATGGAAGGCGAAATTGGCGTGATGCAAGCAGAAAAACGCATCCGCAGCCGCGTCAAACGCCAAATGGAAAAAACACAACGTGAGTATTATTTAAACGAGCAACTCAAAGCCATCCAAAAAGAACTTGGCGAAAATGAAGAAGGTCGTGATGAGGTCGGTGAAATCGAGCATCGGATCAAGACAACAAAACTCTCCAAACAGGCAAATGAACGTGCGGAATCAGAAGTTAAAAAGCTTCGTCAAATGAGCCCAATGTCAGCCGAAGCCACCGTCGTTCGAAATTACCTCGATTGGCTTTTGGACATTCCTTGGGAAGAGCGAAGCCGCATTAAGAAGGATTTAGAAGAAGCCGAAAAAATCTTGAATGAAGATCATTACGGCCTTCAAAAAGTCAAAGAACGCATCATTGAATATTTGGCTGTTCAAAACCGTGTAGGCAAAATTAAGGGGCCAATTATTTGTCTTGTGGGCCCCCCAGGTGTTGGAAAAACATCCCTTGGAAAATCCATTGCGCGGGCCACAGGTCGCCAGTATGTGCGCATGTCTTTAGGTGGCGTGCGCGATGAAGCTGAGATTCGTGGACACAGAAGAACCTATATTGGCTCTATGCCTGGAAAAATCATCCAAGGCATGAAGAAAGCCAAAAAAAGCAATCCGCTTTTCCTTCTTGATGAAATCGACAAAATGTCCAGTGATTGGCGGGGAGACCCCTCCTCTGCCCTTCTTGAGGTTTTGGATCCCGAGCAAAACAATACATTTAATGATCACTATCTGGAAATTGATTATGATCTTTCCGATGTTTTATTTATCACAACGGCTAATACGTTGGATATGCCTCAACCTTTGCTTGACCGTATGGAAATCATTCGTCTTTCTGGATATACCGAAGATGAAAAGTTAGAGATTTCAAAGAGCCACCTCATCCCTAAGCAAATGATACATCATAATCTGAAGTCCAAAGAAATTGTGATTGAGGACTCGGCCATTCGTGATCTTATTCGTCTTTATACACGGGAAGCCGGGGTTCGTAGTCTTGAGCGAGAAATTAATAATATTTGTCGAAAAGTTGTACGAAAACTTGCATCTAAAAAAGAAAAATCACTCACCATTACCCATGAAAATTTGAAAGATTATGCAGGGGTTCCGCGCTTTCACTATGGCGAAGCTCTTGAAAAAGATGCGGTGGGCGTAACCACGGGATTGGCCTGGACGGAAGTAGGGGGTGAACTTCTCTCCATTGAAGCCCTCATGCTTCCTGGAAAAGGAAAAATGCAAATAACAGGAAAGCTTGGGGAAGTCATGCAAGAGTCCGTTCAAGCCGCGGCCAGCTTTGTGAAATCTCGTGCAGCTCTTTATGGGATTAACCCCAATACGTTTGAAAAACACGACATCCACGTCCACGTTCCCGAAGGAGCCACGCCCAAAGACGGTCCTTCTGCAGGAGTTGCAATGTGCACCTCTATTGTGTCCGTTTTAACAGGCATTCCTGTTCATCGCGAAGTCGCTATGACCGGTGAAATCACATTAAGAGGTCGTGTTTTGGCCATTGGCGGTCTTAAGGAAAAACTTCTAGCAGCATTACGCGGCGGAATTAAAACTGTTTTGATTCCCCGAGAAAATGAAAAAGACCTTTCTGAAATTCCAGACAATGTGAAAACCGGCATGACGGTTGTTCCAGTAGACTCTGTGGATGAGGTGTTATTGCATGCTTTGACTCGTCCCTTAAATCCAATTTCTTGGGAAGAATCATTGCCTATAAATGCATCAAAAACCGCAGAAATGCAGGAAGAAATAAAAGCACATTAA